In the Pirellulaceae bacterium genome, one interval contains:
- a CDS encoding alpha-hydroxy acid oxidase encodes MESAFNSKYPSIDHLREKARKRMPGFAFDYLEGGCNSNINLRRNTEDIRKVQLRPYYIGQYAGSDLRTELFGETYDAPFGIAPVGLQGLMWPGSCEILAKAAATHNIPFCLSTVSTASIETIAEITGGRAWFQLYHPAEDELRDKLIARVSEAGLPVLVILADTPTFGYRPKEIRNGLSIPPQMTLRNIGQMLTHPAWCAGQLAAGKPEFKTMKPYIPKGLNMKHLGLFMNKTFSGRLNEDRIKALRDLWKGKLVVKGIVTEEDAEKVIALGADGFISSNHGGRQLDAGQSTIKPMTELAKKFGDKITVMLDSGIRGGPDIACALASGARFTFLGRSFMYGVGALGHNGGLHTAFMLKRQVQQVMEQLACERVSDFPKHLITESSTSAC; translated from the coding sequence ATGGAATCTGCCTTTAATTCCAAATACCCCTCGATCGATCACTTGCGTGAAAAAGCTCGCAAGCGGATGCCAGGATTTGCCTTTGACTATTTGGAAGGCGGCTGCAATTCGAATATCAATCTAAGGCGGAACACCGAGGACATTCGAAAAGTGCAGTTGCGACCGTATTACATCGGGCAGTATGCCGGATCGGATCTTCGCACAGAATTGTTTGGTGAAACCTACGATGCGCCGTTTGGGATCGCACCGGTTGGACTTCAGGGACTGATGTGGCCGGGATCATGTGAGATTTTGGCGAAGGCTGCGGCGACCCACAACATTCCATTTTGCCTCTCGACGGTGAGTACTGCCAGCATTGAAACGATTGCTGAAATCACCGGTGGACGGGCCTGGTTCCAGCTGTACCATCCGGCCGAAGACGAGTTGCGAGACAAGCTTATCGCCCGTGTCTCTGAAGCCGGTTTGCCGGTGCTGGTGATTTTGGCTGATACGCCAACGTTTGGTTACCGGCCCAAAGAAATTCGTAATGGTCTTTCGATTCCGCCTCAAATGACCTTACGGAACATCGGTCAGATGCTGACTCACCCTGCCTGGTGCGCCGGCCAACTCGCAGCAGGAAAACCCGAGTTCAAGACGATGAAGCCTTACATTCCGAAGGGCCTCAATATGAAACATTTGGGTCTCTTCATGAATAAGACTTTCTCGGGTCGTTTAAATGAAGACCGAATCAAGGCGCTGCGCGACTTGTGGAAAGGAAAACTTGTCGTTAAGGGAATTGTGACTGAAGAGGACGCGGAAAAAGTGATTGCCTTGGGCGCCGATGGATTTATTTCATCCAATCATGGTGGTCGACAGCTTGATGCGGGGCAGTCGACGATTAAGCCGATGACGGAGCTGGCGAAAAAGTTTGGTGACAAGATTACCGTGATGCTCGATTCGGGGATTCGAGGAGGGCCGGACATCGCCTGTGCACTGGCTAGTGGCGCTCGGTTTACCTTCCTGGGACGCTCCTTCATGTACGGCGTGGGGGCTCTGGGACACAACGGTGGGTTGCACACTGCTTTCATGCTCAAACGCCAGGTGCAGCAGGTGATGGAACAATTGGCGTGTGAACGAGTCTCTGACTTTCCCAAGCACTTGATCACGGAGTCATCGACTTCGGCATGCTAG
- a CDS encoding sulfatase yields the protein MLGFVFLSSAQTAEKNVLFIITDDESPTLGCYGDPIAVTPAIDAVAEDGMIFRNAFATTASCSASRSVIMSGLHNHRNGQFGHQHHFHKFASFHDVVSLSLPRVMAGAGYRTGQIGKYHVAPEPVYHFETYLKGNSRNAVQMAEQCREFINDRSDNRPFFLYFATSDPHRGGGTDKTSQRELKPDLFGNKPNDGSYPGVKEVFYDPNQVPVPPFLPDTADTREELAQYYQSCSRIDQGIARLVQILKEANLYDKTLIVFTSDHGMAFAGGKTTVYEGGLRVPMVVRDPYQSVRGVESNALISHIDITPTLLDFAGGLNHKTNGPKNMIDANKFWKSRGEALKENRNGNKKFDHYHGKSWLPSLADATARHHDTIFASHTFHEIQMYYPMRVVRDNYYKLIWNIAHPLPYPFASDLWAASSWQAQWAQGKDAPYGNMTVGRYVQRPEFEFFDVRNDPHETVNLAESEEHQQVLKQYKAKLKAMQKSMDDPWIMKWDYE from the coding sequence ATGCTCGGCTTCGTTTTCCTGAGTAGCGCCCAAACCGCTGAAAAAAATGTCCTGTTCATTATCACCGATGACGAGAGTCCAACACTCGGCTGCTATGGCGACCCGATCGCTGTAACTCCAGCGATCGATGCGGTCGCCGAAGATGGGATGATTTTCCGCAACGCATTTGCAACCACCGCGTCCTGCAGCGCCAGTCGCAGTGTCATCATGAGCGGTCTACACAATCATCGCAACGGCCAATTTGGACACCAGCATCACTTCCACAAATTTGCTTCGTTTCACGATGTGGTCAGCCTGTCACTGCCACGTGTCATGGCCGGAGCTGGATACCGCACGGGTCAAATCGGCAAATATCACGTCGCGCCAGAACCGGTTTACCACTTCGAAACCTACCTCAAAGGTAATTCTCGAAATGCGGTCCAGATGGCGGAGCAATGTCGCGAATTCATTAACGACCGATCTGACAATCGGCCCTTCTTTTTGTACTTCGCAACGTCCGACCCTCACCGAGGTGGCGGCACAGACAAAACGTCACAACGTGAATTGAAACCGGATTTATTCGGAAACAAACCGAACGACGGCTCCTATCCAGGCGTCAAGGAAGTGTTCTACGATCCCAACCAGGTTCCCGTGCCCCCCTTTCTACCTGATACGGCCGACACCCGAGAAGAACTGGCGCAATACTACCAATCCTGTTCGCGCATCGACCAGGGTATCGCCAGACTCGTGCAAATTCTCAAAGAGGCCAACCTCTACGACAAGACATTGATCGTATTCACCAGCGACCATGGCATGGCCTTCGCCGGTGGAAAAACCACGGTTTACGAAGGAGGCCTGCGCGTCCCGATGGTTGTTCGTGACCCCTATCAGTCCGTTCGGGGCGTTGAATCGAATGCGCTAATCAGCCATATCGATATCACCCCCACGCTGTTGGACTTTGCGGGTGGATTAAACCACAAAACCAATGGCCCCAAAAACATGATCGATGCCAATAAGTTTTGGAAATCCAGAGGCGAAGCGCTCAAAGAAAATCGTAATGGCAACAAAAAGTTCGATCACTATCACGGTAAATCGTGGCTACCTTCTCTGGCCGATGCAACTGCCCGACACCATGACACGATTTTTGCCTCGCATACGTTCCATGAAATCCAGATGTACTATCCGATGCGTGTGGTTCGAGACAACTACTACAAATTGATCTGGAATATCGCACACCCCCTGCCCTACCCGTTCGCATCCGATCTATGGGCCGCCAGCAGCTGGCAAGCTCAATGGGCTCAAGGTAAGGACGCACCTTACGGGAACATGACCGTCGGTCGATACGTGCAACGTCCCGAGTTCGAGTTCTTTGATGTTCGCAATGACCCTCACGAAACAGTCAACCTGGCAGAAAGTGAAGAACATCAGCAGGTGCTGAAACAGTACAAGGCGAAATTGAAAGCGATGCAAAAATCAATGGATGATCCCTGGATCATGAAATGGGACTATGAATAG
- a CDS encoding fatty acid desaturase: MSTATPSQGTEATKKLSPSPSATETNQSTANESQQPAGVGDPARKELAWGVVGWLAILHTGALLAFFPYFFSWQGVALLFGLHWLTGGVGICLGFHRLLTHSSFQTYKPVRWTIAFIGGLAGEGAAMDWVANHRKHHAYSDLEGDPHSPLDGAWWSHVFWLAWQYPGEELRKHHQRWAPDLARDPVLQFIGKTFILWHIVLAVIIFGLGYAFSGLQMACSLVVWGMFLRLCLVLHATWFVNSASHIWGYRNYTTTDQSRNNWWVAIITYGEGWHNNHHAFPRMAAHGHRWWEFDATFTTIRLLQCLGLAWDVVDYKRGSEKLDTNRSSPTS; this comes from the coding sequence ATGTCTACCGCGACGCCATCCCAGGGGACCGAGGCAACCAAGAAACTTTCGCCTAGTCCCTCCGCTACCGAGACAAATCAGAGCACAGCGAACGAATCCCAACAGCCGGCAGGCGTCGGCGACCCAGCCCGAAAAGAGCTGGCTTGGGGCGTCGTCGGATGGCTGGCCATTCTTCATACGGGCGCGTTATTAGCGTTTTTTCCTTACTTCTTTTCTTGGCAAGGTGTCGCTCTGTTATTTGGACTTCACTGGCTAACAGGGGGTGTGGGGATTTGCTTGGGTTTCCATCGACTTTTAACGCACAGCAGTTTTCAGACTTACAAACCGGTGCGTTGGACAATCGCGTTCATCGGAGGCTTAGCGGGCGAAGGTGCTGCGATGGACTGGGTAGCGAATCACCGTAAGCATCACGCATACAGTGATCTGGAAGGTGACCCACACAGTCCACTTGATGGAGCGTGGTGGAGCCACGTGTTTTGGCTCGCTTGGCAATATCCTGGAGAGGAATTGCGAAAGCATCACCAACGGTGGGCACCTGATCTAGCTCGAGACCCTGTTTTGCAATTTATTGGCAAGACTTTTATTCTGTGGCATATCGTGTTAGCCGTTATCATCTTCGGCCTTGGCTACGCCTTCAGTGGCCTGCAGATGGCCTGTTCACTTGTGGTCTGGGGAATGTTCTTGCGGCTTTGCCTTGTGTTGCACGCTACATGGTTTGTTAACTCGGCGAGCCACATCTGGGGTTATCGCAACTACACCACGACTGACCAGAGTCGGAATAACTGGTGGGTTGCGATCATCACCTACGGTGAGGGTTGGCACAACAACCATCACGCGTTTCCACGGATGGCGGCCCATGGTCATCGTTGGTGGGAATTCGACGCCACATTCACGACCATTCGTCTGTTGCAATGCCTTGGTTTGGCATGGGATGTGGTTGACTACAAGCGTGGCAGTGAGAAGCTTGACACCAACCGCAGCAGTCCAACCTCTTAA
- a CDS encoding MGMT family protein, protein MMAIGPSVGRTVFLTPLGWFGLQWSEKGVQRTTIGHRSAAVAEQAMGGAAASFGGAPWGDLEEQMRDFASGVRHDFHGVPLDLPSMTDFRTCVLTACQGIGYGETLSYGQLARLAGSPRAARAVGRVMADNPLPLIIPCHRVVGANRKLGGFSAPNGLSLKQRLLRLEGVDPLRS, encoded by the coding sequence ATGATGGCCATCGGTCCTTCAGTGGGGCGAACTGTATTTTTGACCCCTTTAGGTTGGTTTGGTCTGCAATGGAGTGAAAAAGGGGTTCAGCGTACGACGATTGGGCATCGATCGGCTGCGGTGGCTGAGCAAGCGATGGGGGGGGCGGCTGCTAGCTTCGGGGGGGCGCCATGGGGTGATTTAGAGGAGCAGATGCGGGATTTTGCCTCGGGTGTAAGGCATGATTTTCACGGGGTACCGCTTGATCTGCCGTCGATGACCGACTTCAGAACGTGTGTTTTGACGGCCTGTCAGGGAATCGGTTACGGCGAGACCCTTTCGTACGGCCAGTTGGCAAGACTGGCGGGCTCTCCTCGAGCTGCCCGCGCCGTGGGACGTGTGATGGCCGACAATCCGTTGCCGTTGATTATCCCGTGCCATCGTGTGGTGGGTGCCAATCGCAAGCTCGGCGGTTTTTCTGCGCCCAACGGTTTGTCGCTGAAACAACGTTTGCTTCGTCTCGAAGGTGTCGACCCGTTGCGAAGCTGA
- a CDS encoding prolyl oligopeptidase family serine peptidase — translation MGPMDATPSSNSPRKNQYPEARREAIHDTFHGVKVADPYRWLEQDVRESKEVQKWVEAENKVTQAYLSAIPERDQIRKRLTKLWNYPKYSAPFQRGGKYFFRKNDGLQNQAVLYVANSADGEARVLLNPNTWTKDGTVALSSAVPSDDARLLAYTASEGGSDWKTLRVMNIESGKLLEDELKWIRWGGVNWLPDGSGFYYARYPKPEAGEQYQALALNQMIYFHQIGSQQSDDQLVYRREDHPDWTFDLTLTDDDQYQVISITKSTDDQNMVLYRKADNPTAPWIELIGDFDNQFWFVGNQDATFYFLTDLDAPTKRVVSISLTQPGRSHLKEIIPAETETLRSATILNEQFVASYLKDATTRVKILSLDGEFVRDVEFPGIGTAGGFRGRPSDYETFYSFSSYDTPSSIFQYDMRTGKSRLWRRSEVDFDPQQFQVKQIFYKSKDGTRVPMFIAHRRDLQLSGDNPTLLYGYGGFNISLTPGFSVSYVAWMEMGGVVAIPNLRGGGEYGEQWHAAGKTVNKQNVFDDFLAAAEWLIAEKYTRPDKLAIQGGSNGGLLVGAAMTQRPDLFGACLPAVGVMDMLRYQHFTAGRFWVDEYGTPDEEAEFKALLRYSPYHNIQAGVDYPATMISTADTDDRVVPMHSFKFAAALQQAQAGPAPILIRIETRAGHGAGKPTSKRIDNIADHWAFLVHVLNVKIPQP, via the coding sequence ATGGGCCCCATGGACGCTACCCCTTCATCCAACTCACCCCGCAAAAACCAATATCCAGAAGCGCGTCGAGAGGCGATCCACGACACCTTTCACGGCGTAAAAGTAGCTGACCCCTATCGGTGGCTTGAGCAAGACGTGCGTGAATCAAAAGAAGTGCAGAAATGGGTCGAGGCGGAAAACAAAGTCACGCAAGCCTATCTCAGCGCGATTCCAGAACGCGATCAAATCCGCAAACGTCTCACCAAGCTCTGGAACTATCCAAAATATTCGGCACCATTCCAAAGAGGTGGCAAATACTTCTTCCGCAAGAATGACGGACTTCAAAATCAAGCCGTTCTCTATGTGGCCAATTCCGCCGATGGTGAAGCCCGAGTGTTACTCAATCCGAATACATGGACCAAGGACGGCACGGTTGCCTTGTCGAGTGCGGTACCGAGTGACGACGCTCGACTATTAGCCTACACGGCTAGTGAAGGGGGATCGGACTGGAAAACGCTTCGTGTGATGAATATTGAGTCAGGAAAATTACTCGAAGATGAATTGAAGTGGATCCGCTGGGGCGGCGTCAACTGGTTGCCGGATGGGTCGGGATTCTACTACGCCCGCTATCCAAAACCAGAAGCAGGTGAACAGTATCAAGCACTTGCTCTGAATCAAATGATCTATTTCCATCAGATCGGCAGCCAACAGTCCGATGACCAACTGGTCTATCGTCGCGAAGATCATCCCGACTGGACCTTTGACCTGACGCTAACCGACGACGACCAGTATCAAGTGATTTCGATCACCAAGAGCACTGACGATCAAAACATGGTGCTGTATCGCAAAGCAGACAATCCGACGGCGCCCTGGATTGAGCTCATTGGCGATTTTGATAATCAGTTCTGGTTCGTGGGCAATCAAGATGCAACGTTTTACTTTTTGACCGATCTCGATGCACCCACCAAACGCGTCGTCTCCATATCACTGACACAGCCGGGGCGAAGCCATTTGAAGGAGATTATTCCAGCCGAAACCGAAACCTTGCGTTCTGCCACGATCCTCAACGAACAATTTGTCGCTTCCTATCTCAAAGATGCAACGACTCGTGTCAAAATCCTGTCGCTTGACGGAGAATTTGTTCGTGACGTTGAGTTCCCTGGCATTGGAACAGCAGGCGGCTTCCGAGGACGTCCAAGCGATTACGAAACATTTTATTCTTTTTCCAGCTATGACACGCCCTCCAGCATCTTTCAGTATGACATGCGAACTGGAAAAAGTCGTTTGTGGCGTCGATCCGAGGTCGATTTTGATCCACAACAATTTCAAGTCAAGCAGATCTTTTACAAGAGCAAAGACGGCACACGTGTCCCGATGTTCATCGCCCATCGCCGAGACCTCCAACTCAGCGGTGACAATCCGACATTGCTGTACGGCTACGGAGGATTCAATATTTCGTTGACCCCCGGCTTCTCGGTCTCCTACGTCGCTTGGATGGAGATGGGCGGCGTCGTTGCGATTCCCAATCTGCGAGGGGGTGGTGAGTACGGCGAACAATGGCATGCGGCTGGCAAAACCGTCAACAAACAAAATGTGTTTGATGATTTCTTGGCAGCCGCCGAATGGCTCATCGCCGAAAAATACACGCGTCCAGACAAGCTGGCGATCCAAGGCGGAAGCAATGGAGGCTTACTCGTTGGCGCTGCGATGACACAACGTCCCGATCTGTTCGGTGCTTGTCTACCTGCAGTGGGTGTGATGGACATGCTGCGGTATCAACATTTCACGGCCGGCAGATTCTGGGTCGATGAATATGGAACTCCGGATGAGGAAGCCGAATTCAAGGCGCTTCTTCGTTATTCTCCTTACCACAACATCCAGGCTGGAGTGGACTACCCCGCAACGATGATCTCGACGGCTGACACAGACGATCGTGTCGTACCAATGCACAGTTTCAAATTTGCAGCTGCCTTGCAGCAAGCTCAAGCCGGGCCCGCTCCAATCTTGATTCGTATCGAAACACGGGCCGGACACGGAGCCGGTAAACCCACCTCAAAACGAATTGACAACATTGCCGACCATTGGGCATTCCTTGTTCACGTGTTGAACGTGAAAATCCCCCAACCTTAA
- a CDS encoding response regulator transcription factor: MAHIIVVEDEEHLAKGIKFNLQAEGYQVTTVSNGRDALQCIEENPDHFELVILDLMLPEMSGYAVCQELRESGEVMPILILSARTLTEDRTRGFDAGADQYLTKPFELDELLSRVKGLLVRHGRQKLSPANPRSEVAIGSAVVNFETFEVVRGESVKRMTPLEIKLLQFLIETEGRIVSRQELMKRVWDQPGHFQTRAPDQFIRRLRKSFEIDPSQPKHFLTIRDAGYRFVLEPEDDVELVDDVVE, from the coding sequence ATGGCTCATATTATCGTTGTCGAAGACGAAGAACATCTGGCGAAGGGTATTAAGTTCAACCTGCAGGCCGAGGGCTACCAGGTGACGACCGTCAGTAATGGTCGTGATGCACTCCAGTGTATCGAAGAGAATCCAGATCATTTTGAGCTGGTGATTCTGGACTTGATGCTACCCGAAATGAGTGGCTATGCCGTTTGCCAAGAATTGCGAGAGTCGGGCGAGGTGATGCCGATCTTAATCCTGAGTGCCCGCACTCTAACGGAGGATCGCACCCGTGGCTTCGATGCGGGGGCGGACCAGTACCTGACAAAACCATTCGAGTTGGATGAGTTGCTTTCGCGAGTGAAAGGGCTTTTGGTGCGGCATGGCCGCCAAAAACTATCTCCCGCGAACCCTCGTTCCGAAGTCGCGATCGGGTCGGCGGTGGTTAACTTTGAAACTTTTGAAGTGGTTCGGGGTGAATCGGTTAAACGAATGACTCCGCTGGAAATCAAGTTGCTGCAGTTTCTTATTGAAACGGAAGGCCGCATCGTTTCGCGACAGGAGTTGATGAAACGTGTTTGGGATCAACCGGGACATTTTCAGACTCGGGCGCCCGATCAGTTCATTCGCAGATTGCGTAAATCATTCGAAATCGATCCGTCTCAACCCAAACACTTCTTGACGATCCGAGACGCCGGTTATCGGTTCGTTTTGGAACCCGAAGATGATGTTGAGCTCGTCGATGATGTGGTTGAATAG
- a CDS encoding HAMP domain-containing sensor histidine kinase → MQSRRSIRLPVALAVVMIVMLVALTVGWVALAIRSAMKDSGFSNLYWAMLTVGSVFFALIVAGVVIYLILSIKAINISRRQSNFIDSVTHELKSPIASLKLYLQTLTRRQVSEEEQSEFYRSMLEDVERLDQLINHVLDAARLEKPRSESLKQQVPLDKLLIRCAADVCSRHRMPTGTIALDVQPCFVKAFEVDLELVFRNLLDNAVKYSGDPPQVHVSLAQEADRERICVRVTDNGRGIPSKQRSKVFGRFVRLGTELEREQPGLGLGLYIVRTLVARLRGRIRIREHGAEAGTTFEITLPGKIGSKPSSNPQAVVTNL, encoded by the coding sequence ATGCAATCAAGACGTTCCATTCGTTTGCCGGTGGCTCTTGCCGTCGTAATGATCGTAATGCTCGTTGCCCTGACGGTGGGATGGGTTGCATTAGCAATCCGATCGGCGATGAAGGACTCGGGGTTTTCCAATCTCTATTGGGCGATGCTGACGGTCGGATCAGTGTTTTTCGCCTTGATCGTCGCCGGGGTTGTGATTTATTTGATCCTTTCGATTAAGGCGATCAATATTTCGCGTCGCCAATCAAATTTTATCGACAGTGTGACCCATGAGCTGAAATCGCCGATTGCGTCGTTGAAGCTGTATCTGCAGACGCTTACCCGCAGGCAAGTTTCAGAGGAGGAGCAAAGCGAATTCTATCGATCCATGTTAGAGGATGTCGAACGACTGGATCAGCTCATTAATCATGTCTTGGATGCCGCTCGTCTGGAGAAACCACGCAGCGAGAGTCTCAAGCAACAGGTGCCCTTAGATAAGTTGCTCATTCGCTGTGCGGCCGATGTGTGTAGCCGCCATCGGATGCCAACGGGGACGATTGCACTTGATGTGCAGCCCTGCTTTGTGAAGGCGTTTGAGGTCGATTTGGAACTTGTTTTTCGCAATCTACTGGATAATGCTGTCAAATATTCTGGAGACCCACCCCAAGTGCATGTCAGTTTGGCACAAGAAGCGGATCGTGAGCGAATTTGTGTTCGCGTGACTGACAACGGTCGTGGCATACCCAGCAAACAACGCTCAAAAGTATTCGGCCGGTTCGTCCGGCTTGGTACCGAATTGGAACGCGAGCAGCCGGGCTTGGGGTTGGGACTTTATATCGTTCGTACTCTGGTTGCGCGATTGCGAGGTCGAATTCGAATTCGGGAGCATGGGGCCGAAGCGGGCACCACTTTTGAAATCACGCTGCCGGGAAAAATCGGCTCAAAACCATCGTCCAATCCGCAGGCCGTAGTTACGAATCTCTAA
- a CDS encoding J domain-containing protein, translated as MAEDYYSTLGLRRGASVDEIQKAYRDQARKYHPDLNPDDNSAKEKFQAIQNAYEVLSDPKKREMYDHYGSDYEQFSGGQAGHPGRGSRSSRGGPSFEDIDLSQFFGEQAGGRAGGGFADMFRQFTGKPSERQRQPEHGANIRHELQVPFRTAASGGDAQLSIRRQSGKIETLQVKIPAGIEHGKTIRLRGQGEPAAGGGTPGDLLITVNVAPHPFYQRNGNDLIARVPVKLSEAVLGGKVDVPTPKGIITLTVPAGSSSGKRLRVRGHGIASKNATGDLYAELQIVLPESIDQLDDETKEALSRVEDAYASDPRSELIW; from the coding sequence ATGGCCGAGGATTATTACTCAACACTGGGTTTACGACGCGGTGCGTCCGTCGATGAAATTCAAAAAGCCTATCGCGACCAGGCCAGGAAATACCATCCTGATTTGAACCCCGATGATAATTCGGCCAAGGAGAAATTCCAGGCGATCCAAAATGCGTATGAAGTGCTGAGCGATCCCAAGAAACGGGAAATGTACGATCACTACGGGAGCGACTACGAACAATTCAGTGGTGGACAAGCAGGCCATCCGGGAAGAGGTTCGCGATCGAGCCGCGGGGGACCTTCCTTTGAAGACATCGATCTGAGTCAGTTTTTCGGTGAGCAAGCTGGCGGTAGAGCGGGCGGAGGCTTCGCAGATATGTTTCGCCAGTTCACGGGAAAACCGAGTGAACGTCAGAGGCAACCAGAGCATGGAGCGAACATTCGGCATGAATTACAAGTTCCCTTTCGAACGGCTGCTTCGGGGGGCGACGCACAACTGTCGATCCGCCGACAATCGGGAAAAATCGAAACGCTCCAGGTGAAGATTCCGGCGGGTATCGAACACGGGAAAACGATTCGCTTGCGTGGCCAAGGAGAGCCAGCTGCCGGCGGTGGCACACCGGGTGATTTGCTAATCACCGTGAATGTGGCACCCCACCCGTTTTATCAAAGAAACGGCAACGATCTGATTGCTCGAGTTCCCGTGAAGCTGTCCGAAGCAGTTCTAGGTGGCAAAGTGGATGTTCCGACGCCCAAGGGCATCATCACACTGACGGTTCCGGCCGGTAGCTCGAGCGGAAAGCGTCTGCGCGTCAGAGGGCATGGGATTGCATCGAAAAACGCGACCGGCGATCTGTACGCCGAACTGCAAATCGTACTCCCCGAGTCGATTGATCAGTTGGACGATGAGACCAAAGAGGCTTTGTCCCGAGTTGAAGACGCCTATGCGTCGGATCCTCGCAGCGAGTTAATTTGGTAA